Proteins found in one Physeter macrocephalus isolate SW-GA chromosome 17, ASM283717v5, whole genome shotgun sequence genomic segment:
- the LOC114483841 gene encoding zinc finger protein 30 homolog isoform X3, translated as MNVSQWEIMQRIRSCGLEDSFFRKDCEYKKFEGQEGPQEAYFRQVKKTTSEKMPKNKKRTSLTLYQRIHNREKPYECGDCGKAFRVRQQLTFHQRIHTGEKPYECKECGKAFRQCAHLSRHQRIHASDKLLECKRCGKIFTCGADLRVHQRIHVGEKPYDCKECGKAFRVRGQLNLHQRIHTGEKPYECKECGKTFRQYAHLTRHQRLNIAEKCYECRECGQAFLCSTGLRVHHKLHTGEKPYDCKECGKAFRVRQQLTLHQRIHTGEKPYDCKECGKTFSRAYHLTLHQRIHTGEKPYECKECQKFFRRYSELISHQGIHIGEKPYDCKECGKAFRLFSQLTQHQSIHFGEKPFKCKECEKTFRLLSQLTQHQSIHTGEKPYDCKECGKAFRLHSSLIQHQRIHSGEKPYKCKECKKAFRQHSHLTYHQRVHKVTK; from the coding sequence atgaatgtATCTCAGTGGGAGATAATGCAAAGAATTAGAAGTTGTGGCCTTGAAGATTCCTTTTTCAGGAAAGATTGTGAATATAAAAAGTTTGAGGGACAAGAGGGTCCTCAGGAGGCATATTTCAGGCAAGTGAAAAAAACCACCTCTGAAAAAATGCCCAAGAACAAAAAACGCACATCTCTTACTCTGTATCAGAGAATTCACAAtagagagaaaccctatgaatgtggGGATTGTGGGAAGGCTTTTAGAGTACGCCAGCAACTCACTTtccatcagagaattcatactggtgagaaaccctatgaatgtaaagaatgtggaaaagcctttagACAGTGTGCCCACCTTAGTCGACATCAGAGAATTCATGCTTCTGACAAACTCCTTGAATgtaaaagatgtggaaaaatctTTACATGTGGTGCAGATCTTCGtgtacatcagagaattcatgtTGGTGAGAAGCCCTATGactgtaaggaatgtgggaaggcctttagaGTGCGAGGACAACTTAATCTCCATCAAAggattcatactggtgagaaaccctatgaatgtaaggaatgtgggaagacCTTTAGACAATATGCACACCTTACTCGACATCAAAGACTTAATATTGCTGAGAAATGCTATGAATGTAGGGAATGTGGGCAGGCTTTTCTGTGTAGTACAGGCCTTAGAGTACATCACAAacttcatactggtgagaaaccctatgacTGTAAGGagtgtgggaaggcctttagAGTGCGGCAACAACTTACTCtccatcagagaattcatactggcgAGAAACCCTATGattgtaaggaatgtgggaagacCTTTAGTCGTGCCTATCATCTAACTCtccatcagagaattcatactggtgagaaaccttatgaatgtaaggaatgtcaGAAGTTCTTTCGTCGTTACTCAGAACTTATTTCACATCAGGGTATTCATattggagagaaaccctatgattgtaaggaatgtgggaaggccttcagaCTATTCTCACAACTTACTCAACATCAGAGCATTCATTTTGGTGAGAAACCTTTTAAGTGTAAGGAATGTGAGAAGACTTTTAGACTGCTCTCCCAACTTACTCAACATCAGAgtattcatactggtgagaaaccctatgactgtaaggaatgtggaaaggCTTTTAGACTCCATTCATCACTTATTCAGCATCAGAGAATTCATTCTGGTGAGAAACCATACAAATGTAAGGAATGTAAGAAGGCATTTAGACAACATTCACATCTTACTTACCATCAGCGAGTTCATAAGGTCACTAAATAA